One genomic window of Parasteatoda tepidariorum isolate YZ-2023 chromosome 9, CAS_Ptep_4.0, whole genome shotgun sequence includes the following:
- the LOC107457428 gene encoding SCAN domain-containing protein 3-like — MKPLRLQDHLNKMHPDKKDKNVAYFQDLEKKHNAQPSVSKLFSMAAKQHDDRLRASYNISLLIAQTGKPHTIGETLILPEITEVITTVFHKPAADIIRKMPLSHSSVQRRIDEIAENIEKSLCKHLKTSKFSIQLNESTLPTMKHCCCLTNLETDTEGETVFKTLEKFCDEKGIPLKNIISAATTDGAPAMTGCQKGFISYLKKKILDVPAVRCVIHRQHLVARNLSERLFQSLQHVIRAVNKIRNNSLNDRLFNQLCVDNDEDFYRFFFHTEVRWLSK, encoded by the exons ATGAAGCCTTTAAGACTTCAAgatcatttgaataaaatgcatCCGGATAAGAAGGACAAAAATGTAGCCTATTTTCAAGATCTGGAAAAGAAGCATAATGCTCAGCCAAGTGTATCGAAACTTTTTTCGATGGCTGCTAAGCAACACGATGACAGACTTCGAGCTTCATACAATATCTCTCTGTTAATTGCTCAAACAGGTAAGCCACACACCATCGGAGAAACGTTAATTTTGCCGGAGATAACAGAAGTTATAACTACTGTGTTCCATAAACCGGCGGCAGATATAATTCGAAAAATGCCTTTGAGCCATAGTTCTGTCCAAAGACGAATTGATGAAATAGCTGAAAACATAGAAAAGTCATTGTGCAAACATCTGAAGACtagtaaattttcaattcagttGAATGAGTCCACTTTACCAACAATGAAGCATTGTTGTTGTCTTAC AAATTTAGAGACAGACACGGAAGGAGAAACCGTATTTAAAACACTGGAAAAGTTTTGTGATGAAAAAGGAATTCCGTTGAAGAATATTATATCAGCTGCTACAACAGATGGTGCTCCAGCTATGACGGGGTGTCAAAAAGGCTTCATATcgtacttaaaaaagaaaattcttgatGTGCCTGCTGTACGTTGCGTTATACATCGACAGCATTTAGTTGCTAGAAATTTAAGTGAACGACTATTTCAATCATTGCAACATGTCATCAGAGCAGTCAATAAAATCCGAAACAACTCTTTAAATGACAGATTATTTAATCAGCTTTGTGTTGATAATGATGAAGATTTCTACAGATTTTTCTTTCACACAGAAGTGCGTTGGCtatcaaaatga